The genomic region ATGTTCGGCCAGGCATGGATCGGTCAGCGAACGATATGCTGCGGATGCCATTGAACCTCCGGCCTTGGGCACGGGTACTGCACCAACCTCAGTCAATCCAAGACGAGTAAGCACAGAACGTTCCATTACCAGCGCACGGTTCAGATGCTCACAACATTGGAATACTGTGTCAAAACCGAACTCCTCCTGCACCTCGCGTATACCCGCAAGAAGCTGCTGCGCCACCTCAATGGCACCACTCGTACCAATCCGCTGGCCTGCAACTTCACTTGTGCTTGTACCGATCACAACGATCTGTCCAGGCCCAAGCTGTCCGGCAAGCGCCAGTTCATGCAGAATGGATGCGGTCTGTTCCTGCAATCCGGGTTGTTCCGAATCTAACTCAATAGTCATCCTATCATCGCCTCCCGATAAAATCATGCCCGCTTTAACTTGGTTATCCTTCGTATTCTTGCACGGCATCTCAGGTACTATTATAGCGAATAATCAGATGAAAGACGAAAAAAAGAGCAGTCTGCGGGTAACGCAGAATTGCTCTTTTGCCCAGGCGACCGGCCGTTTGTTCCGGTGCTCCATCGTGGTTATGCCCACTTCGTCGCCAGTTACACCGGATCCCTGTTTTCCCCTTCATCATAAAACAACCCGCGGCTAAAATCAACGGTTAATTTACATCATGTGTCCTGTTTTTATAACCTGCCCCGCAGGATCAGAATTATCCCAGCTTATCCAAAAGCCGGTCCAATGCGGTCCGAATCTCGGCCGCAGCGATATTGTAATCATCACGGCTGCCACCAAACGGATCAGAGATGTCGAAACTTGGAATTCGTTGTCTGATCTCGATGGCTCGCTCACGCTCCGATGCCAGGATCTCTTGCCCAAGGGCACGTTTCATCTCCAGCGTCGCAAACAGGCTGTCCAATTCCTGAACATCATTCAATACCTGTTCATCATCCTCCACATATTCTTTCAATGTATAGGTTTTGTGGACCGAGTCGGGAAATACCTGCATGACATGCTGCTTATGACTGCGTGTTAAGGTAAGAACCAGATCAGCCCAACCCACCAAGTTGGAGCTAAGCTGTGTGGAATGCGGTGGACCTTCAACGTTATGATCTCTCAAAACCGCTTCAGCATGACGCGAAATCGGCATACCCGACGTTGCTGCCACACCTGCGGAGCGAACCTCTACCTGAATGCCGCGCTCCGATGCCAATTTTCGCAAAAGCCCCTCTGCCATGGGGCTGCGGCACGTATTTCCTGTACATACGAATAAAATATGTTTCATTGTGTTAGCCTCCCCATTTTACATATGATGCGAATGATATGATTTCTCAAGTTTTATTCTAAAATATAAACAAAAGTCCAAACGCAAGCAAGATTGCGCCACCAATGGCTTCGCCGTAATCACCAAGATTCCGGCTCACCCGGCGACCTAATAGCAGACCCATAACCGACATCACCCCGCCACACAGGCCGAAAGCAAGTACGGTCAATACCAGATCACTACTAAACATCCCTAGTGAAACACCCACAGAAAACGAATCTACACTTACACTGAGGGAGAACAAAACGACGCCGAGCAGGGAACGGTGGTCCACCAGCTTCGTATCGCCTTCTCGGAATGCATTCAGAATCATATGACCGCCCAGCAGGATAAGCAATCCACCTGCCGCATAGGTCGTAATGTCACCCAGCAGCGAGCTGACGTATTTGCCCATGTACATGCCGATCAGCGGCATGATGATATGAAACAGCGCTGTTACTGTACTGATCCGCAATACATCCCGCAGCCGAATACCCTTCATGCCAATTCCGATTCCGAGCGAGAACGCATCGAGGCCAAGCGCAACAGCCATGATCAAAATGGTTACCAACTGCCCTACATGGGCAGACACATCCCACATCCCCATACCCCCAAGTCACGTAAAGGTTCTTGTACACGTTATGCGGACAAGGACTCAAACATGACCGATGAAAGGTAAACGGCGACGGATCTATGGATTTTGATGTAGGCTTTATAGGTATATTGATGTTGTTTAAAAAAAGTTGAGCACTCTCCTGAAATATGATCAGGAGAGGTTACGAGGGCTGCTGGTTGCCAACTTGTATGAGTTGGTTCCCCGCAGCCTTGAGCAGCCGATTCATGACGGCTGCTCCCAGCCCTTCGCGTGAGCAGGCTTCAGCCACAATATATGTGGCGCCCTGCTCATCGCAGCTGCGCAGCGCGGCGTATAGCCGGCGCGCTGCTTCTTCCAGCTCGCTGGCGTCGCCCAGCGAGAACACGGCATCGGCGCGGTACTGCTCCGCGTGCTCGGCGAACGCCAGCACCGCGGTGCGCTCTCCGCGCTGCGCCGCCTCTGCGAGGGCGGCGCTGATCCAGGCCGCCACCGCTGCGGGCGGCCCCTCCACCACGCACAGCGCCCCTGCGGGTGCGTAGTGCGTGTACTTCATGCCCGGCGAGCGCGGCGCCGGGCTGCCCACGCCATCGGACCCCTCCGCGAGTAGCGCGGGGTCCGTGGCGACACGGGCGGCAACGGCGGACAGCTGTTCCGCCGTAATGCCGCCAGGGCGCAGGATGGTGACGGTACCGTCGTCACCGACCTGCACAACCGTGGACTCGACGCCCACCCCGGTGGGGCCGCCGTCCACGATGCCGCCGATGCGGCCATCCAGATCCTCGCGCACATGAGACGCGAGTGTCGGGCTTGGCCGCCCGGAGCGGTTGGCGCTTGGCGCAGCCACAGGGCACGCCGCCGCCGCGATCAACTGCAAGGCCACCGGATGGTCCGGCATGCGCACGGCCACCGTGTCCAGACCGGCGGTGACACGTGGGGACACCGCCCCCGGCCTAACCGGCAACACGAGCGTCAGTGGTCCCGGCCAGAAGGCCGCCATCAGCGCTTCGGCTGTTTCGTTCACTTTCGTGACCAGAGCGTCCAACTGGTCACGGTGCGCAATATGCACGATCAGTGGATTGTCAGAAGGTCGGCCTTTGGCGACAAATACAGCCTCCACGGCTGCCGTGCTACGCGCATCAGCACCCAAGCCATAGACCGTCTCGGTCGGGAAGGCCACCGTCTGACCTTGACGAATGCAGGCTGCGGCAGCCTGCAAGTCGGCGAGCGCCTGTTGATCGGCGCTCCCCTTTTTCACAGCCACCGTTTCAATATTACCCATTCCATGATCATTCTCAGCGCTCACCAAGACGCGTACATCCCACATCTCGGTAACCAGCTCTCCCGGAGTTTTCGTCTCACGGTCTTCTCTACTATTCCTCAACTCAGAGGTGTGTTGCACAGGTTCGTTTTCTCTGCTCATATATCATCATTCCTAAGTTTCAAGTAGGTTAGTTCATATCCATATTCACTATAAGTAATTATAACATACCTGTCCCGCCTCGGATGCCCTTCACACTTCACTCCACATATGGGTCTCAATGTAACTTCACCACCATTTCATATCAAAAGGGCTGCTTCATGAATCGAAGTCGCCCTTACCTGTAGTATAAATTCGTTGTTATGAGAATAAACTAGTCACCCAACTCCACAGTTTCACAGCCATATCCCACAGAAAGAATCTCGCCTCCGGTGTATCTCCCTGTACGGTTGCCTCTGCATCTCCAGATTCAGCTGCTGTAGCCGATACCGTTGAAGGTTTCGCCAGGGCATCACCAGTCCCTGCATCAATGAAGCACAGCGGCGGGAACAACACACACCACCAGTTCTGACCTTTGCCTTCGCCCAGCGTGATCCGAACCGCTTCATAATCGCCAGCAGGATAGACAGTACCACCATATAGTTTGGTCGGGAACGGAACAGATCCCAGCTCCACCTGATATGCATAATGCAAGCCACGACTGGTCAGCTCTTCCCCGACTTTATTCTCAATCTCGGACAAATGCTCACGAATGACCTGGCGCGCTTCATCCAGACTTTGCGGATTCTCCAACTCGGCTACCCACTCGCCCATCTGAGCAACGACAGCATCCCGAATCTCGCGTTTCACCAATTGATCTCCCGGTGCATCCGAGTTTGCTAGAATACGCAAGCGAATCGATTGTTCCGGAATCGCTGCGGCTGCCACAGCTGCATCCGTTTTCTGACCTTCCCACATCATGATAATCATCATAAGACATACAATAATAAGTCCAATTTGCTTTACGATTCGTCTGTTCATTCCGCTCTCCCCCTCGGCTCTCTGATCACGTTGGCTGCAACTCTCTCATGTCTATCAGTATGCCCCGGAGAATCGGAAGTAAACCTAGCATTTGCAATAAATCTACTAAATCGATCCTATGATTTACATTCGCTCACCAGTCATAATAAAAAGGCTGATCTGCACTTGGTTACAGGGCAAATCAACCTCTTTATTTCTAAGTACGATCACGTTATACGCTTCATCGCTTAACTTTTCACCTATACCGATTCAACAGTTACACCGCACTTTTCTCTTTCTTGAGCATATTCCATAAACGTTCCGATAACCGGGGTTGCTGCTCCCCCATCAGAAGTTCATCCTCCTCTTCTTGCCCGTACAACTTAATGCTCATGACTACACCAATACAAGCCATATTAATAAGCAAAGAGGTTCCCCCATAACTGATGAACGGCAAGGTAATACCTGTGAGCGGCATCAGTCCGAGGAACGCGCCCACGTTCTCGAACACCTGATACAACAACATCCCGATAATGCCTACAATGATGACAGGTCCCGCGCGATCTCTGCATTTCAGAGCAATCAGCACCATGCGGTGGATCAGAATAAAGTACAACAGAATCAGTATGGATGCACCGACAAACCCAAACTCCTCTGCGATCACGACAAAAATGGAATCAGAATACGTATAGGGGACTCGTCCACTTTGAACGGATGTTCCTTGTAAATACCCTTTGCCGATGATGCCCCCTGAACCAATAGCTAAACCTGCATTCTTCGTATGCCAAGAAGCCTTGGAGGTAGCCTTTTCCGGTACAAGCCATGGGTCAATCCGTTCCGCCCAATGCTCACGTTTTATCTTTTCAAGAAAAGTGAATACTTCATCATGATAGAAGGTGTAAGCCTTAACAAAGCCAAAGAACGCCACTCCCACAATCGCCAGCGCAATCAATGCGTGCTTCAGTCTCATATTCCCGATCCATAACACTGCAGCCAGAATAACCACATATCCCAGCGCATTACCCAAGTCATTCTGAGCCATAACCAGGGCAAACGGAATAAACGCCCAGCAGCCAATCGGCACAATGTCTTTCCAGAACTCCAGCGTACCTCGTTGTCTCTTCACGATCAAATGGGCGAGAAACAGAATCAGAATCATCTTGAACAGCTCTGCCGGTTGAAAAGAAAAATTGTCGCTCAGCTTCAGCCAGCCGTTGGCATTATTGATCGAACTGCCTAGGACATTGGCCAGGATCAGTAGTATAATTCCCAGCCCATACAAATAAAACGCATATTTCACGTATAACTTGTAATTCACAAGCCCGATCATAAGCACCGCAATAAACCCGGCTATATAGAAATAAATCGTTTTGACATGATGATTCGCCAGGTTGGAATCCGTCTGCGTCCCGCTGTAAATCGCAAATATACTTATAATCATGAGCAACAGCATTACAAAAAGAATCACACCGTCCATCTTTTTCAGCATTCTCAACATGACTCCGTCCAGCCCCCTGAAATCTAACATTCTATCATTTCCAATTAAACTCAATATTACCATTGTATATAATTGGATAATGAAATGGAAATCTGGATCGCTTCAGGTTAAAAGTGAACTATTCAATGGGCTTGAATTACACCTTAAAACAATAAAAACCCTGCAACATCCATCCCAATGTAAATTAGGCTGATCTGTTCCAGGGTTTTATAGTTAACGGACTCATATGCGAATACCTGACGTGTTATTTCACGGTTTAATTCGAGAGATTTATTGCTCTTGCTGGGATGGCTTGCGTCTTAGCAATTTCATGACCAAATCTGTAATACTTGGTTGTTCCGCAGAGCCGAGAATATCCTCGTTTTCTTCCGTGTGAACCTTGATACTCATCACAATCCCCATACTGATCATGTTGATCATAATGGAGGTACCACCCGAACTTATGAACGGTAAGGTAATCCCTGTCAATGGCATCAGACCAATGAACGGACCAATATTGACAAAGATTTGGTAAAGCAACATCGCTATAATACCTACAATTAGATAAGGCCCCGCGCGATCCTTACATTCCAGTGCAATCAGCACCAGCCTGTGAATCAGGATAAAGTACAGGAGAAGCAACACCGAGGCACCGATGAAGCCGAATTCCTCCCCAATCTGTACGAAGATGGAGTCAGCATAGGCCAGCGGCACCCGATTTGACTGAATCGTCGTGCCTTCCATATACCCTTTGCCCGTGATACCGCCAGAACCAATCGCAAGCTTCGCATTATACGTCTGCCAGAGCACATCTCTTGAGGTCAGCTCTGGTACGAGCCAAGGGTCAAAACGATCCGCCCAGTGCGAACGTCCAATGTCATTCAGAAATTTAACAATCTCATCATGGTAATGAATATACGCCTGTGTACCACCGATAAAAGCAGCCACTGCGATCATAAAGCCAATGAGGGCATGCGTAAATTTAATGTTACCAATCCATAGTAGACCCACAAGAATGACTACATAGCTTAACGCATTTCCCAAGTCATTTTGTAGCAATACAAGTAATAACGGAGGCAGAACACAGAGAGAAATCGGAATAACATCACGCCCAAAATAGAGCGGGCGATTCTTCTTTCGGGCCAAAAAGGCCGATAAAAACACAATCAGGCATAACTTGAACAATTCAGCAGGCTGCAAACTGACCCCGAAGATGGACAGCCAACCTTTTGCCCCGTAATACTCCTTACCAAAGAACATAACGAATATGAGGAGGAGCATACCCACGCCATAGATATATAAATAATTTTTGATTATGAATTTATAGTTGATCATCGACATCCCAAAAAAGACCACGAACCCCAAAATATAAAAGATCACTGCGCTTTTCGGGAGTCCCTCCAGCTTTGGACGACCAAACGTTGTACTGTAAATCGACAAAATACTGATACCCATCAGAATAACGAGTATAAAGACAATAGAATAGTCTATCTTTTTAAATTTGTGTAGCATGTAATTATGTTCCCCCAAGCATTCAGAAATCTTCGGTATATCTCATTGTAGAGGATTTCACGGCAAAAAGAAAACCCGCGGAACCTTACATTTTCGTCACCTGTTCCGAAGTACGAACACCCAGGACATGCCGCTCGATTCCGGCAAGGTCCGGTACAATGATAATTTCCGGCCAATGTCCCGCCGATTCAAGCAAAGCTGCGATGTCGCGAGCCTGCCCCTGGCCAAGTTCAAAACCAATGATCTGCGGCGGCGCAGGCAGCAGCGCCAGTTGCTCCAGCATGATACGGTACGGTGCAAGCCCATCCGGACCGCCGTCCAATGCCATGCGCGGCTCATGATCGCGCACCTCTTGCTGTAACCCGGCGATATCTGCCGCCGGGATGTAAGGCGGGTTGGACACCAGGATGTCCACCCGAGCCCCGGCGAACGGGGCCAGCAGATCGCCTTCACGGAAGTCGATCTGTACGCCGTTCGCGGCCGCGTTCCTCGCGGCCACTTGCAGGGCAGCCGCCGAGAGATCCCCGGCACCTACCTGCCAGCGCGGGCGTAGTGAAGCCATCGTCACCGCGATGGCACCACTGCCCGTGCCAATATCGACGGCGAGCGGAGCGCCGTCAGGAAACACGCGGTCGGCTTCGCGCAGCACAGCCTCGACCAACAGCTCGGTCTCCGGCCGCGGAATTAGCACGGCCGGCGTGACCTCGAACGGCAGCCCATAGAATTCCTGGCTGCCGATAATGTATTGCGCCGGCTCACCCGCAGCCTTACGCGTGACGGCGTCCTCCCAGCGGCTGCGATGCTCGCTGGGAAAAGGCTCCGGCTGCATCATGTAGTACGCGGCGCCATAGACGCCGAGTACATGTTCCAGCAGCAGCCGAGCATTGTTTTGCGGCTCGTACACGCCGCACTTCTCCAAAAAAGAGGAAGCCTCCACGAAGGCTTCCCGACAGCTCTGTTCCGGCGTCATGACAAACTGCGCGCGGGTCACAGATTATTCTCCTCTATCCATCAACTCGGTCTGCTGAGCAATCGTCAGTGCAGACAAGATATCTTCAATCTCCCCGTTCATGATCTGATCCAGCTTGTGCATCGTCAGACCGATACGGTGATCCGTCACACGGCTTTGCGGGAAGTTGTACGTACGAATCCGCTCACTGCGGTCGCCCGTTCCGACTTTACTCTTCCGCTCAACGGAGATCTTCGCTTCCTCTTCCATACGTTTCATATCGAAGATACGTGTACGCAGAACCTGCAACGCTTTTTCCTTGTTGGAGTTCTGTGATTTTCCATCCTGACATGTCGCCACAATTCCCGTTGGAACGTGCGTTACCCGTACTGCGGATTTCGTGGTATTAACCGATTGTCCACCGGCGCCACTGGAACAGAACGTATCAACACGGATGTCTTTATCATGAATTTCGATATCAAAATCTTCGGCTTCAGGCATAACCGCAACCGTTGAAGTTGACGTATGAATACGTCCGCCAGACTCCGTTGTTGGAATACGCTGCACACGGTGTGCGCCGCTTTCGTATTTCATTTTGCTGTACGCGCCGCGTCCGTTGATCAGGAAAACAACCTCTTTGAATCCACCGAGATCATTTGTGTTCACGTCCATCAGCTCTACACGCCAGCCTTGTGCATCTGCATAACGTGTGTACATACGGTACAGATCTGCTGCAAACAACGCTGCTTCATCTCCACCAGCTGCTCCGCGAATCTCAACAATAACGTTCTTGTCGTCATTCGGATCTTTCGGCAACATGAGTACACGAATCAATTCGTCCAGCTCTTTCTGGCGAGTGCTCAGTTCGTCAATTTCCATTTTGACCATTTCGCGCATCTCATCGTCCAGTTTTTCGCCCTGCATTTCTTTAGCAGCCTCAAGATCCTCACTTACCTGTTTGTACTCATTGTACGCTTCATAAGTCGGTTGCAGATCGGATTGTTCTTTGGAATATTCCCGCAGCTTTTTGTTGTCACTTGCAACATCCGGGTCACACAGCAACTCACTTAACTTGTCATAACGGTCGGCTAACGCCTGTAATTTATCCAACATGTATAGTCACCTCACGCATTATTTTGTCCATGCAAATATCGTTTACAATAATTATTTCGGTTTCATTGTTCTTATCATCTATAATCTATATTCCACAACGCACAGGATTCTCACCGAATCCCCTGACCGCAGCATGTATTCACATTCATGTATGATCGACGTATAACATCGCTACAACGTCATCAAATCCTTTACTTTTAAAGTGATATCAAGAAATCGTGTACCCTGTGTGAAGCCCGCTTCAGCTCATCCGTTCGAGCGCGAAATTCAACGTGGTATACGACTCTTAATTATAGCATATTCTTATGGTTCTGAATAGTAACTGTTCCGCAGGCGGATGAACTAATTTTTATAATGCAACTTTCTCACCCTTCACTCGCGACCATCCTACTCATGAATTAGCCTACCGGAAATGATTGTAACAAACAGATCATTCACGTTTCTTTCTGATGTTGTAAAATATATACAAGGGATTCTATAATTCATGGTTTTGATATTTTATTTTAGGAGGGAATGAATGATATGAACTTAACATCAGATGCTTTTCCAACAGAAAAATTAAAGATTGCTTTAGCACAGTGTTCTTCGATCGACGGAAATATTGAAGAAAACGTTAATAGGGCTTATGAAATGATTGAAGAAGCTGGAATAGAGCATGCCGATATTATTATGTTTCCAGAAAAATATCTGACGGGATATGTGCCAGAAATCGTAGAATCCAATTTAACTGAATATACACTCTCC from Paenibacillus sp. FSL R5-0341 harbors:
- a CDS encoding TIGR01440 family protein translates to MTIELDSEQPGLQEQTASILHELALAGQLGPGQIVVIGTSTSEVAGQRIGTSGAIEVAQQLLAGIREVQEEFGFDTVFQCCEHLNRALVMERSVLTRLGLTEVGAVPVPKAGGSMASAAYRSLTDPCLAEHVQAHAGLDIGETMIGMHLRHVAVPFRTALRYVGDARVTTALTRPKLIGGERAVYRMEEQPDSTFCD
- a CDS encoding low molecular weight protein arginine phosphatase; the protein is MKHILFVCTGNTCRSPMAEGLLRKLASERGIQVEVRSAGVAATSGMPISRHAEAVLRDHNVEGPPHSTQLSSNLVGWADLVLTLTRSHKQHVMQVFPDSVHKTYTLKEYVEDDEQVLNDVQELDSLFATLEMKRALGQEILASERERAIEIRQRIPSFDISDPFGGSRDDYNIAAAEIRTALDRLLDKLG
- a CDS encoding manganese efflux pump MntP family protein produces the protein MWDVSAHVGQLVTILIMAVALGLDAFSLGIGIGMKGIRLRDVLRISTVTALFHIIMPLIGMYMGKYVSSLLGDITTYAAGGLLILLGGHMILNAFREGDTKLVDHRSLLGVVLFSLSVSVDSFSVGVSLGMFSSDLVLTVLAFGLCGGVMSVMGLLLGRRVSRNLGDYGEAIGGAILLAFGLLFIF
- a CDS encoding L-threonylcarbamoyladenylate synthase, whose product is MGNIETVAVKKGSADQQALADLQAAAACIRQGQTVAFPTETVYGLGADARSTAAVEAVFVAKGRPSDNPLIVHIAHRDQLDALVTKVNETAEALMAAFWPGPLTLVLPVRPGAVSPRVTAGLDTVAVRMPDHPVALQLIAAAACPVAAPSANRSGRPSPTLASHVREDLDGRIGGIVDGGPTGVGVESTVVQVGDDGTVTILRPGGITAEQLSAVAARVATDPALLAEGSDGVGSPAPRSPGMKYTHYAPAGALCVVEGPPAAVAAWISAALAEAAQRGERTAVLAFAEHAEQYRADAVFSLGDASELEEAARRLYAALRSCDEQGATYIVAEACSREGLGAAVMNRLLKAAGNQLIQVGNQQPS
- the spoIIR gene encoding stage II sporulation protein R codes for the protein MNRRIVKQIGLIIVCLMMIIMMWEGQKTDAAVAAAAIPEQSIRLRILANSDAPGDQLVKREIRDAVVAQMGEWVAELENPQSLDEARQVIREHLSEIENKVGEELTSRGLHYAYQVELGSVPFPTKLYGGTVYPAGDYEAVRITLGEGKGQNWWCVLFPPLCFIDAGTGDALAKPSTVSATAAESGDAEATVQGDTPEARFFLWDMAVKLWSWVTSLFS
- a CDS encoding FtsW/RodA/SpoVE family cell cycle protein; its protein translation is MLRMLKKMDGVILFVMLLLMIISIFAIYSGTQTDSNLANHHVKTIYFYIAGFIAVLMIGLVNYKLYVKYAFYLYGLGIILLILANVLGSSINNANGWLKLSDNFSFQPAELFKMILILFLAHLIVKRQRGTLEFWKDIVPIGCWAFIPFALVMAQNDLGNALGYVVILAAVLWIGNMRLKHALIALAIVGVAFFGFVKAYTFYHDEVFTFLEKIKREHWAERIDPWLVPEKATSKASWHTKNAGLAIGSGGIIGKGYLQGTSVQSGRVPYTYSDSIFVVIAEEFGFVGASILILLYFILIHRMVLIALKCRDRAGPVIIVGIIGMLLYQVFENVGAFLGLMPLTGITLPFISYGGTSLLINMACIGVVMSIKLYGQEEEDELLMGEQQPRLSERLWNMLKKEKSAV
- a CDS encoding FtsW/RodA/SpoVE family cell cycle protein → MLHKFKKIDYSIVFILVILMGISILSIYSTTFGRPKLEGLPKSAVIFYILGFVVFFGMSMINYKFIIKNYLYIYGVGMLLLIFVMFFGKEYYGAKGWLSIFGVSLQPAELFKLCLIVFLSAFLARKKNRPLYFGRDVIPISLCVLPPLLLVLLQNDLGNALSYVVILVGLLWIGNIKFTHALIGFMIAVAAFIGGTQAYIHYHDEIVKFLNDIGRSHWADRFDPWLVPELTSRDVLWQTYNAKLAIGSGGITGKGYMEGTTIQSNRVPLAYADSIFVQIGEEFGFIGASVLLLLYFILIHRLVLIALECKDRAGPYLIVGIIAMLLYQIFVNIGPFIGLMPLTGITLPFISSGGTSIMINMISMGIVMSIKVHTEENEDILGSAEQPSITDLVMKLLRRKPSQQEQ
- the prmC gene encoding peptide chain release factor N(5)-glutamine methyltransferase; translation: MTPEQSCREAFVEASSFLEKCGVYEPQNNARLLLEHVLGVYGAAYYMMQPEPFPSEHRSRWEDAVTRKAAGEPAQYIIGSQEFYGLPFEVTPAVLIPRPETELLVEAVLREADRVFPDGAPLAVDIGTGSGAIAVTMASLRPRWQVGAGDLSAAALQVAARNAAANGVQIDFREGDLLAPFAGARVDILVSNPPYIPAADIAGLQQEVRDHEPRMALDGGPDGLAPYRIMLEQLALLPAPPQIIGFELGQGQARDIAALLESAGHWPEIIIVPDLAGIERHVLGVRTSEQVTKM
- the prfA gene encoding peptide chain release factor 1 produces the protein MLDKLQALADRYDKLSELLCDPDVASDNKKLREYSKEQSDLQPTYEAYNEYKQVSEDLEAAKEMQGEKLDDEMREMVKMEIDELSTRQKELDELIRVLMLPKDPNDDKNVIVEIRGAAGGDEAALFAADLYRMYTRYADAQGWRVELMDVNTNDLGGFKEVVFLINGRGAYSKMKYESGAHRVQRIPTTESGGRIHTSTSTVAVMPEAEDFDIEIHDKDIRVDTFCSSGAGGQSVNTTKSAVRVTHVPTGIVATCQDGKSQNSNKEKALQVLRTRIFDMKRMEEEAKISVERKSKVGTGDRSERIRTYNFPQSRVTDHRIGLTMHKLDQIMNGEIEDILSALTIAQQTELMDRGE